The proteins below are encoded in one region of Desulfobulbaceae bacterium DB1:
- a CDS encoding RNA-binding protein codes for MTEEKVRIDKWLWAARFYKTRSMAAKAVSGGHVHVNGDRVKSARGVGVGDALRIVRDETEFVVIVRALSDRRGPAPIARTLYEETEASIAARQKQGEDRRLMRLAGDMPPPKRPGKRDRRLIRNFTRKSDTE; via the coding sequence GTGACTGAAGAAAAAGTGCGGATTGATAAATGGCTGTGGGCCGCCAGATTTTACAAGACACGTTCCATGGCGGCCAAGGCGGTGAGCGGCGGTCATGTCCATGTCAACGGGGATCGGGTCAAGTCGGCGCGCGGCGTGGGTGTCGGCGATGCGCTGCGGATTGTCCGGGATGAAACGGAGTTTGTCGTCATTGTCCGGGCATTGTCTGATCGTCGTGGACCGGCACCCATTGCCCGCACGCTTTATGAGGAAACCGAAGCGAGCATCGCCGCCCGGCAAAAACAAGGTGAAGACCGACGCCTGATGCGGCTTGCCGGCGATATGCCCCCACCCAAACGGCCGGGCAAGCGGGACAGGCGACTGATCCGGAATTTTACCAGAAAAAGCGATACGGAATAA
- a CDS encoding GTP cyclohydrolase: MKLKTVGIKNIRYPVMIREKSGGGLQSTVASITLQANMPRRFRETCVATFLDVLRKYQEDMSVTIFPKLLVETRDQLQANSAHLEMTFPYFLEKKAPVTKTSGLMEYTCRFAGGIGEDEDFILSVWVPSTTLCPCSKEISEFGAHNQRAEINLNVKSKGFIWVEDLISLVESGASCEVYSILKRPDEKFVTEQAYKNPMFVEDVVRKVAEMAQAHPDIYWFSVGVESFESIHKHSAYAYVDSSGIEA; the protein is encoded by the coding sequence ATGAAGCTGAAAACAGTGGGTATCAAAAACATTCGCTATCCGGTCATGATCAGGGAAAAATCAGGAGGCGGCCTGCAGTCCACGGTGGCGAGCATCACCCTGCAGGCCAACATGCCCCGGCGCTTCCGGGAAACCTGCGTTGCAACCTTTCTCGATGTCCTGCGCAAATACCAGGAGGACATGAGCGTCACCATCTTCCCCAAGCTGCTGGTGGAAACCAGGGACCAGTTGCAGGCCAACTCCGCCCATCTGGAGATGACATTTCCCTATTTTCTGGAAAAAAAGGCGCCGGTGACAAAAACATCGGGCTTGATGGAGTATACCTGCCGTTTTGCCGGCGGCATCGGCGAGGATGAAGATTTTATTCTTTCCGTCTGGGTGCCCAGCACCACCTTATGCCCCTGCTCCAAGGAAATCAGCGAATTCGGCGCCCACAATCAGCGGGCGGAAATCAACCTGAACGTCAAGTCAAAAGGCTTCATCTGGGTGGAGGACCTGATCAGTTTGGTGGAGTCCGGGGCCTCCTGCGAAGTTTATTCCATCCTCAAGCGACCCGATGAAAAATTCGTTACCGAACAGGCGTACAAAAATCCGATGTTTGTTGAGGATGTGGTGCGCAAGGTAGCGGAAATGGCCCAGGCCCACCCTGACATCTACTGGTTCTCGGTAGGGGTGGAAAGCTTCGAATCGATTCACAAGCACAGCGCCTATGCCTATGTCGACAGCAGCGGCATTGAAGCCTAA
- a CDS encoding IMP cyclohydrolase, translating into MKKAERALISLTDKSGIEGFAKELEALGIEILSTGGTAKKLRDSGIKVKDVSEFTGFPEMLDGRVKTLHPKVHGGILAQKGNPDHLRQMKEHGLEAIDIVAVNLYAFDKATADPNCTLAHAIENIDIGGPTMLRSSAKNFQDVTVIVDPADYPTVIGEIKQHGNTTLKTRFLLARKVFALTGRYDSLITAWLDKVNVDSDPSFR; encoded by the coding sequence ATGAAAAAAGCGGAAAGGGCGCTTATCAGCCTGACGGATAAGTCTGGAATCGAGGGATTTGCCAAGGAGCTTGAAGCTCTTGGTATTGAAATTCTCTCCACCGGCGGAACAGCCAAAAAATTGCGCGACAGCGGCATCAAGGTCAAGGATGTGTCGGAATTTACCGGCTTTCCCGAGATGCTCGACGGTCGGGTGAAAACCCTGCATCCCAAGGTGCACGGCGGTATTCTGGCGCAGAAGGGCAATCCCGACCATCTCCGCCAGATGAAGGAACATGGCCTTGAGGCGATCGATATCGTTGCCGTCAATCTTTACGCCTTTGACAAGGCCACCGCCGACCCCAATTGCACCCTGGCGCATGCCATTGAAAATATCGATATCGGCGGACCCACCATGCTGCGCTCCTCGGCCAAGAATTTCCAGGATGTCACCGTTATTGTCGATCCCGCCGATTATCCGACGGTCATCGGCGAAATCAAACAGCACGGCAACACCACCCTGAAAACCCGTTTCCTGCTGGCCAGGAAAGTTTTCGCCCTGACCGGCCGGTACGACAGCCTGATTACCGCCTGGCTTGATAAGGTGAATGTTGATTCCGACCCTTCTTTCCGTTGA
- a CDS encoding phosphoribosylglycinamide formyltransferase: MKMAVLLSGSGRTLDNFHQRIQNGTMQGSIAVVISNVKDALGLQKARNYGYPAVHAADNAIINRTLADYDVELILLAGFLKLYEPPAHLRRNVINIHPSLIPSFAGAGFYGMKVHRAVHERGVKVSGCTVHFANEVYDEGPIIVQKCVQLTENDTPDDIAAKVFAAECEAFPEAINLVHEKGIDVFWR, from the coding sequence ATGAAAATGGCTGTTCTTCTTTCCGGCAGCGGCCGTACCCTGGATAATTTTCATCAACGAATCCAAAACGGCACCATGCAGGGCAGCATTGCCGTCGTCATCTCAAACGTCAAGGACGCCCTCGGTCTGCAAAAGGCTCGCAACTACGGCTATCCCGCCGTTCATGCCGCTGATAACGCCATCATCAATCGCACTCTTGCCGACTATGATGTGGAGCTTATTCTGCTGGCCGGTTTCCTGAAACTCTATGAACCGCCTGCTCATCTCAGAAGAAATGTGATCAATATCCATCCGTCGCTTATTCCTTCTTTTGCCGGCGCCGGTTTTTACGGCATGAAGGTGCATCGCGCCGTGCATGAGCGCGGAGTGAAGGTGAGCGGCTGTACGGTCCATTTTGCCAATGAGGTGTATGATGAAGGCCCGATCATTGTGCAGAAATGTGTTCAGCTCACGGAAAACGACACCCCGGACGATATAGCGGCAAAGGTGTTTGCCGCCGAGTGCGAGGCGTTTCCGGAAGCGATCAACCTGGTGCATGAAAAGGGTATTGATGTTTTCTGGCGCTAG
- a CDS encoding nicotinate (nicotinamide) nucleotide adenylyltransferase, with translation MKKIGLFGGTFDPVHNGHMAVAKAALEQLALDTLYFIPAAEPPHKSSRFITSFAHRVAMLRLALQGEPRYIVSDIEGLRRGPSYTIDTLAQFRRKLGREADLFFIIGLDAFADITSWKCYRELLQGSSFVVIDRPTHGHHVLSEVIAGNFPDYRETGAGIWSRKGGKSILALSMEPVAVSSSLVRERLRQGSPVEKLIPPAVVRYLRSERLYGEMGR, from the coding sequence ATGAAAAAGATCGGCCTGTTCGGCGGCACCTTTGATCCTGTCCACAACGGTCATATGGCGGTGGCAAAGGCTGCGCTGGAGCAGCTTGCGCTTGATACCCTTTACTTTATCCCTGCTGCCGAGCCACCCCATAAATCCAGTCGGTTCATCACGTCATTTGCCCATCGGGTGGCCATGCTGCGCCTGGCCCTGCAAGGGGAGCCGCGTTACATTGTCTCGGACATCGAGGGGCTGCGCCGCGGCCCGTCCTATACCATTGACACCCTGGCCCAGTTTCGGCGCAAACTGGGCCGGGAGGCGGATCTTTTTTTCATCATCGGCCTGGACGCCTTTGCCGATATAACGAGCTGGAAATGCTACCGGGAGCTTCTGCAAGGCAGTTCTTTCGTGGTCATCGACAGACCGACCCATGGGCACCATGTTTTGTCCGAGGTTATTGCCGGCAATTTTCCCGATTACCGGGAAACGGGTGCGGGAATCTGGTCAAGGAAGGGGGGCAAAAGCATTCTTGCCCTGTCCATGGAGCCGGTTGCCGTTTCTTCCTCTTTGGTGCGGGAAAGATTACGACAGGGCAGCCCGGTGGAAAAGCTTATTCCACCGGCGGTGGTGCGCTATCTGCGGTCTGAACGGTTATATGGGGAAATGGGACGTTAG
- a CDS encoding bifunctional pyr operon transcriptional regulator/uracil phosphoribosyltransferase, with translation MSAQDIERSLTRMALQIMEDNRGIKRLALIGIHTGGVYLADRLRKIVREHEGLELPVGYLDITLYRDDWSLVSQNPIVKTTDIPFSVEEHTLILVDDVLYTGRTIRAALDAIMDLGRPRAIQLAVLINRQCGRELPIQPNYWGLEVRENVTDHVHVILHEKEGEQDEVRLTFD, from the coding sequence ATGAGCGCCCAGGATATCGAGCGATCCCTCACCCGCATGGCCTTGCAGATCATGGAGGACAACCGCGGCATCAAACGACTGGCGCTGATCGGCATTCATACCGGCGGCGTCTATCTTGCCGACCGTTTGCGGAAAATAGTCAGGGAGCATGAGGGGTTGGAGCTGCCCGTCGGTTATCTTGACATTACCCTTTACCGTGATGACTGGAGTCTGGTTTCGCAGAATCCCATTGTCAAGACGACCGATATCCCCTTTTCGGTGGAAGAGCATACCCTGATTTTGGTTGATGATGTCCTGTATACCGGACGCACCATCCGTGCGGCGCTTGACGCCATCATGGATCTGGGTCGGCCGCGGGCCATTCAGCTGGCGGTCCTGATCAACCGGCAGTGCGGCCGGGAGCTTCCCATCCAGCCCAATTACTGGGGGCTTGAGGTGCGGGAAAACGTCACCGATCATGTCCATGTCATCCTTCATGAAAAAGAAGGGGAGCAGGATGAGGTCAGACTAACTTTTGACTGA